From the genome of Bradyrhizobium elkanii USDA 76, one region includes:
- a CDS encoding glycosyltransferase family 4 protein, giving the protein MKVLLANKFLFNNGGAEAVLLQERMFLTSSGADVIDFAMQHERNIESRYANHFVSRQEYRTGGHLAKIKSALALIHSREAVSKLASLIEETRPDLMHCHNIYHQLTPSIVGVAKSRGIPVVLTLHDSKPVCPVHTRMREDQLCSSCLAGDFHHVLMHRCADGSIAQSATLYMEAVIQRWFGSYEKVDRFLAPSQFMRESVLPRFAADRVQVLYNGVDVTGISASDRDKGYVLYCGRLAPGKGAETLLRAHEAADCRWPLVIAGSGPLADNLKAQFTRNVRFAGQLSGETLNETIAEASVVVVPSEWCENCPMSVLEAMAYGKAVIATRVGGIPELVDDRVTGLLFEPGNTDELRRHLDCLMSDAARRAGMGAAGRSRVEADFSLEKHNTELMAVYRSLVSERHSSH; this is encoded by the coding sequence ATGAAAGTACTGCTCGCCAACAAGTTTCTGTTCAACAACGGTGGCGCAGAGGCAGTGCTGCTTCAGGAAAGAATGTTCCTGACGAGCAGCGGGGCAGACGTCATTGACTTCGCGATGCAGCACGAGCGGAACATCGAATCCCGCTATGCAAATCACTTCGTGTCTCGCCAGGAATACCGGACCGGGGGCCATCTCGCCAAGATCAAGAGCGCGCTCGCACTGATTCACTCGCGCGAAGCCGTCAGCAAACTCGCATCCCTGATCGAGGAGACTCGACCGGACTTGATGCATTGCCACAACATCTATCACCAGCTGACCCCGTCGATTGTCGGCGTCGCCAAGTCGCGCGGGATTCCGGTCGTGCTGACACTGCACGATTCGAAGCCGGTGTGCCCGGTGCACACCCGGATGCGAGAGGACCAATTGTGTTCGTCGTGTCTCGCCGGCGATTTCCATCACGTGCTGATGCACCGCTGCGCTGACGGCTCGATCGCACAGAGCGCCACGCTTTACATGGAAGCGGTCATTCAGCGCTGGTTTGGCAGCTACGAGAAGGTCGATCGCTTCCTCGCGCCGAGCCAGTTCATGCGGGAGTCGGTGTTGCCTCGGTTCGCAGCGGACCGGGTACAGGTGCTCTACAATGGCGTGGATGTCACCGGCATTTCGGCGAGCGATCGGGACAAGGGATACGTGCTCTATTGCGGCCGGCTCGCGCCGGGAAAAGGTGCCGAGACGCTGTTGCGCGCCCACGAAGCGGCGGACTGCCGGTGGCCTCTCGTCATCGCAGGCTCCGGCCCGCTGGCAGATAATTTGAAGGCGCAATTCACCCGGAACGTGCGTTTCGCGGGCCAGCTATCCGGCGAAACTTTAAACGAGACGATCGCCGAGGCTTCCGTGGTGGTTGTGCCTTCGGAGTGGTGCGAGAACTGCCCGATGTCGGTGCTGGAAGCGATGGCCTATGGCAAGGCGGTCATAGCGACCCGCGTCGGCGGCATTCCGGAGCTCGTGGACGATCGCGTGACGGGGCTTTTGTTTGAGCCCGGCAATACGGACGAGCTTCGACGTCACCTCGATTGCCTGATGAGCGACGCCGCACGCCGTGCAGGCATGGGAGCGGCAGGAAGAAGCCGCGTCGAAGCGGACTTCTCTCTCGAGAAGCATAACACCGAGCTGATGGCCGTCTACCGGTCACTGGTGAGCGAGCGGCATTCATCGCATTGA
- a CDS encoding radical SAM protein, producing the protein MDLTIISTFRCNSRCQMCYIWKNPTDPKEEVTLETLAKLPAGFDNLNISGGEPTLRKDLADMVDLLHPKARIIEISSNGLHPERLLPIIKKHPKIKVRFSLEGDATTSDCIRGEKDGYATKVAGLRMLQEAGGQDLGFAFVIQDENVAQLVRTYELARSMGFELATSTLHNAWQFYKNDNYFYERVAVARQVEGLITAMLKSNKPKNWFRAYLNLGLIEKILGHPRLIRCSAGTDFAFIDPWSDVWACNVRSDLPLGNLARQSWSEIMASDAAKNSVAKVHACQQNCWMVTTARTAMRSTLVPQAPKMGPLIWVLKNKLKVELGRAICFDQYIDYSNVAPTPRVQRTSFLNEKQKARLVRGRETVDARYPLKEFMNN; encoded by the coding sequence ATGGACCTCACCATCATCTCCACGTTTCGTTGCAACTCGAGATGCCAGATGTGTTACATCTGGAAGAATCCGACTGATCCAAAGGAAGAGGTCACGCTCGAGACCCTGGCGAAGCTTCCTGCGGGGTTCGATAATCTCAATATCTCCGGCGGAGAACCGACTCTGCGGAAGGATCTCGCCGACATGGTGGACCTGCTCCACCCCAAGGCCCGAATCATAGAGATCAGCTCGAACGGCCTGCATCCCGAACGTCTCCTCCCCATCATCAAGAAGCACCCGAAGATCAAGGTTCGTTTCAGCCTCGAGGGTGACGCGACCACCAGCGACTGCATCCGCGGCGAGAAGGACGGCTATGCCACGAAGGTAGCCGGGCTTCGCATGCTGCAGGAGGCCGGCGGGCAAGATCTGGGATTTGCCTTCGTCATCCAGGACGAGAATGTGGCTCAGCTGGTTCGAACCTATGAACTGGCGCGTTCGATGGGGTTCGAACTTGCGACCTCGACGCTGCACAACGCGTGGCAGTTCTACAAGAACGACAATTATTTCTACGAGCGCGTCGCGGTGGCCCGCCAAGTGGAAGGGCTTATCACTGCGATGCTCAAGAGCAACAAGCCGAAGAACTGGTTTCGCGCCTACCTGAATCTGGGCTTGATTGAAAAGATCCTCGGCCACCCGCGGTTGATACGCTGCAGCGCGGGCACCGATTTCGCATTCATCGACCCCTGGTCCGATGTGTGGGCCTGCAATGTGCGCTCAGACCTGCCGCTGGGCAATTTGGCGCGCCAGTCCTGGAGCGAGATCATGGCGAGCGACGCGGCCAAGAACTCCGTCGCCAAGGTTCACGCTTGCCAACAAAACTGCTGGATGGTGACGACCGCGCGCACGGCAATGCGTTCAACGCTGGTTCCGCAAGCACCGAAGATGGGACCGCTCATCTGGGTGCTGAAGAACAAGCTGAAGGTCGAGCTCGGTCGGGCGATCTGCTTCGATCAATACATCGATTATTCCAACGTCGCGCCTACTCCGCGTGTCCAACGAACGTCATTCCTCAACGAAAAGCAAAAGGCACGATTGGTGCGCGGGAGAGAAACGGTCGACGCGCGATATCCGCTCAAGGAATTCATGAACAACTAA
- a CDS encoding FkbM family methyltransferase — MRSLSSEDATAAIGLTRGRRYLMGRSTFDYEVSGSRLSMGLVRLLHTVVARSTGRGMGLAMRAVKPLLHSQLSCVHFADGSRLYFELNDVYWNAFFIGQPGMTYEPDIATLLLRLKDIDYTFFDCGANIGYWSVLVTSEMLGRKRAIAVEASRETLAILEQNRDANDHRFEICRRALFEYDGRSLFFSDDGPHSARHIVTSQSSRPSHTEPVMSITIDALARDQQLTDSDRLVVKLDVEGQEVAALKGARQVLKRDTLIIYEDHGQDRNHATTRYVFEALGLPVFALAADGSVTKVEDLATLDRLKVNPKIGYNFATCPPGSGFHRWISGIASQA; from the coding sequence ATGCGTTCGCTGTCATCCGAGGACGCGACTGCTGCAATCGGACTTACGCGCGGGAGGCGGTACCTGATGGGCCGGTCTACATTCGATTACGAGGTGTCAGGAAGCCGGCTTTCCATGGGGCTGGTGAGGCTTCTGCACACCGTTGTTGCGCGGAGTACCGGGCGCGGTATGGGACTTGCCATGCGGGCGGTCAAGCCGCTGCTGCATTCCCAGCTGTCATGCGTCCATTTCGCCGACGGTAGCCGCTTGTACTTCGAGCTGAACGACGTCTACTGGAATGCGTTCTTCATCGGCCAGCCCGGCATGACCTACGAGCCGGACATAGCGACGCTTCTGCTGCGGCTGAAGGATATCGACTATACGTTCTTCGATTGCGGTGCGAACATCGGATACTGGTCCGTTCTCGTCACGTCGGAAATGCTGGGTCGCAAGCGCGCGATTGCCGTCGAGGCTTCACGGGAGACGCTTGCAATTCTCGAGCAGAACCGCGACGCGAATGATCATCGCTTCGAGATCTGCCGAAGGGCATTGTTCGAGTACGACGGGCGCAGCCTGTTCTTCTCCGACGACGGACCTCATTCGGCCCGGCACATCGTAACGTCGCAGAGCAGCCGTCCGTCGCACACCGAACCCGTCATGTCGATAACGATCGATGCGCTGGCGAGGGACCAGCAGCTGACCGACAGCGACCGGCTCGTCGTCAAGCTCGACGTCGAAGGTCAGGAGGTTGCGGCCCTGAAGGGTGCTCGGCAGGTTCTGAAGCGCGACACGCTGATCATCTACGAAGATCATGGCCAGGATCGCAACCACGCGACCACGAGGTATGTGTTCGAGGCACTCGGACTTCCAGTGTTTGCTCTTGCTGCGGACGGGTCGGTCACGAAGGTCGAAGACCTCGCCACACTGGATCGCCTGAAGGTGAACCCCAAAATCGGCTACAATTTCGCAACTTGCCCGCCCGGATCCGGCTTCCACCGCTGGATTTCAGGAATCGCCAGTCAGGCATGA
- a CDS encoding O-antigen ligase family protein, whose amino-acid sequence MNTLLLYFLIYTFFRSISNGLDRLSGTSFSMILSITVLGIGAVAIWHMRDVRIHRRVFTLLICLSIFIAACGLSLTVSAGAGKIIDQYSAWYEIFRYLQLIMFVALLSSLYRHPSFCLNVHRVYMSLLFIISAVGLGQYLTGHAELVTQYDKFKRVAGLSSHPVPYSLEIVLTFFVCELSRRKMRLPIQHLHLAAYSLFVVALVLSASRTGVALLGVTLSVYFFVQRPALLPVFAAAFAILMWASPFGELFSDLSSVPEYIMNGEYAVWDWRTAPTSVHWRIHHWYYLSTLGLERAWTGYGPGQVGFYSPFLLLAHSQFVEIFFESGVVGLITFAVFWFSLPLAAMSDRRRLVSLYGKRSAEIGILHLWLAMFAGVTLVASFDASFDRETVAFSHLIVSMFVVLAQPEAVTEREPGSRYSHISMTAGSRIEASASRETI is encoded by the coding sequence ATGAATACACTCCTGCTGTATTTTCTTATCTATACGTTCTTTCGATCGATCTCCAACGGCCTCGACCGTCTGTCCGGGACGAGTTTTTCCATGATCCTATCGATCACCGTCCTCGGGATCGGTGCTGTGGCGATCTGGCACATGCGGGACGTCAGGATACACAGACGAGTTTTCACACTGTTGATCTGCTTGTCCATCTTTATTGCCGCTTGCGGACTGTCACTTACCGTCAGCGCTGGAGCCGGCAAGATAATCGACCAATATTCCGCCTGGTACGAGATCTTCAGGTATCTGCAACTGATCATGTTCGTGGCATTGCTTTCGTCCCTTTATCGACATCCAAGTTTTTGCCTCAACGTCCATCGCGTTTATATGTCGCTGCTGTTCATCATTTCCGCCGTCGGACTAGGTCAATACCTGACCGGTCATGCAGAGCTTGTCACCCAATACGACAAGTTTAAGCGGGTGGCGGGTCTTTCTTCGCACCCCGTACCCTACAGCCTGGAGATCGTGCTGACCTTTTTCGTTTGCGAGCTGTCGCGCCGGAAAATGCGGCTTCCCATTCAGCACCTTCACCTCGCGGCGTACTCCCTGTTTGTTGTTGCCCTGGTCCTTTCCGCTTCAAGGACCGGTGTCGCGCTGCTCGGAGTGACCCTCAGCGTATACTTTTTTGTCCAGCGGCCTGCTCTCCTTCCGGTGTTCGCGGCAGCATTCGCGATCCTCATGTGGGCATCTCCATTTGGAGAGTTGTTCTCGGACCTGAGCAGCGTTCCGGAATACATCATGAACGGCGAATATGCGGTGTGGGACTGGCGCACCGCGCCGACCTCGGTCCATTGGCGCATTCACCACTGGTACTATCTGTCCACACTTGGATTGGAACGAGCGTGGACCGGATATGGCCCCGGTCAAGTGGGGTTCTATAGCCCGTTTCTTCTTTTGGCGCACAGTCAGTTCGTGGAAATATTCTTCGAGTCGGGCGTGGTCGGCCTGATCACCTTTGCCGTGTTTTGGTTCAGTCTTCCGCTGGCCGCGATGTCGGACCGGCGGCGGCTCGTTTCTTTATATGGAAAGCGGTCAGCAGAAATTGGAATCCTGCACTTGTGGCTTGCGATGTTTGCCGGCGTGACGCTGGTCGCATCGTTCGATGCGAGCTTCGACAGGGAAACGGTGGCGTTTTCGCACTTGATCGTCAGCATGTTTGTGGTGCTGGCTCAACCTGAAGCCGTCACCGAACGTGAGCCAGGATCGCGCTACTCGCACATCTCGATGACTGCTGGTTCGCGGATTGAAGCATCGGCGAGCCGAGAAACTATCTGA
- a CDS encoding class I SAM-dependent methyltransferase yields MAVVRGAGLASDDLYTGEGYAEAHPGWHDEDAGTKAAKIARIVRANNITCRTIVDVGCGVGGVLNALLEHDVFRDSTAVGYDIAPYAITAAKPRERDNLRFHCGDFSQTSGSYDLLLCIDVFEHIDDYMGFLRRLRGRSKYYVFHIPLDLNVLSVLRDQPLQKRKEVGHLHYFDQATALATLRDTGFEIIDSQYTRLEDFLHLHPELRTTKTLLVNAGRRIVRTVAGEDLSVRLLGGASLMVLAS; encoded by the coding sequence ATGGCTGTCGTCAGAGGGGCAGGGCTCGCGTCCGACGATCTCTATACTGGGGAAGGTTATGCCGAAGCCCATCCGGGCTGGCATGACGAGGATGCCGGAACCAAGGCCGCGAAGATCGCCAGGATCGTGCGTGCCAACAACATCACCTGCCGGACGATCGTCGACGTCGGTTGCGGAGTGGGAGGCGTTCTGAACGCCCTGCTTGAGCACGACGTCTTCCGTGACTCAACCGCCGTTGGCTACGATATCGCTCCCTATGCCATCACTGCCGCCAAACCGCGCGAACGGGACAATTTGCGCTTCCACTGCGGAGACTTCTCGCAAACCAGCGGAAGCTACGATCTTCTATTGTGCATCGATGTTTTCGAGCACATCGATGACTATATGGGCTTTCTGCGAAGGCTCAGAGGGCGTTCGAAATACTATGTGTTTCATATCCCCCTCGACCTTAATGTCCTCAGCGTTCTGCGCGATCAGCCCCTTCAGAAACGTAAGGAGGTTGGTCACCTGCATTACTTTGATCAGGCAACAGCTCTGGCGACACTGCGCGACACCGGCTTTGAGATCATTGACAGTCAGTACACCAGGCTCGAAGATTTCCTCCATCTCCATCCCGAATTGCGAACCACGAAAACCCTCCTCGTTAACGCCGGGCGGCGCATTGTCCGGACTGTTGCCGGAGAGGACCTGTCTGTGCGCTTGCTCGGCGGGGCATCACTGATGGTTCTCGCCAGCTAG
- a CDS encoding polysaccharide deacetylase family protein has product MKRLLSRTIFHAASWAGFAPALRRAFAGRAAILMFHEIQQDWRSELKTGAPPDFLEYCLKWLRQQGWEIVSLDACLERLAADPEPRRYAVLTFDDGYKDNVTTALPILERNSAPFTVYVPTGAVKRTMQPWWLGLRDLFRSRDSLAIDAMNLRFSCRDFDEKASALEKVSNWVHEDYQRVGMLAPTFSKADLSLEALNDTYFINERELQVLARHPLASIGGHTESHPALAYLNAASARAEMVDNRAYLEGLLQRPVRHVAFPYGNSRACGSREQHLAAEVGFSTAVTTRHGHISDRKPHLFGLPRIAVGGPSDGRIPFEGRMNGVQSAVQMLFGRGN; this is encoded by the coding sequence GTGAAGCGACTTCTCAGCCGAACCATATTCCACGCGGCTAGCTGGGCGGGATTTGCGCCTGCCTTGCGCAGGGCATTTGCCGGCAGGGCCGCCATCCTGATGTTCCATGAGATTCAGCAGGACTGGCGCTCGGAGCTGAAGACCGGCGCACCGCCTGACTTCCTTGAATACTGTCTGAAGTGGCTGCGCCAGCAAGGATGGGAGATTGTCAGTCTCGATGCATGTCTCGAGCGGCTGGCGGCGGATCCTGAGCCCCGCCGCTATGCGGTGCTTACCTTCGACGACGGCTACAAGGATAACGTCACGACTGCATTGCCAATCCTTGAGCGAAATAGCGCGCCCTTCACCGTATATGTTCCAACGGGCGCGGTTAAGCGGACGATGCAGCCGTGGTGGCTGGGCTTGCGCGACCTGTTCCGCTCGAGAGACAGTCTTGCGATCGACGCAATGAACCTGCGATTCAGCTGTCGCGATTTTGACGAGAAAGCATCGGCCCTGGAGAAGGTGAGCAACTGGGTCCACGAAGACTACCAACGAGTCGGAATGCTCGCCCCTACGTTCAGCAAGGCTGATCTGTCGCTGGAGGCCTTGAACGACACCTATTTCATCAATGAGCGCGAGCTTCAGGTCCTGGCACGACACCCCCTGGCTTCGATTGGCGGACACACGGAATCACATCCAGCACTCGCGTACCTGAATGCAGCTTCAGCGCGCGCCGAAATGGTGGATAACCGCGCCTATCTCGAGGGACTGCTTCAGCGTCCGGTTCGGCACGTTGCTTTTCCCTACGGCAACTCCAGGGCATGCGGTTCTCGAGAACAACATCTCGCGGCGGAGGTCGGTTTTTCGACTGCAGTCACAACTCGGCATGGACACATATCGGATCGCAAGCCGCATCTTTTTGGGCTTCCCCGCATCGCGGTCGGAGGTCCATCCGACGGGAGAATTCCGTTCGAAGGGCGAATGAATGGCGTCCAGTCAGCGGTCCAGATGCTGTTCGGTCGCGGCAATTGA
- a CDS encoding glycosyltransferase family 4 protein produces MSADHLVLRVIMLGLRGFPNVQGGVEVHAEHLCPHLKELGCDVEVIVRSSYMPPDRGDEWHGVRYHRVWCPKTSGLETIVHSFLGVLVAAWQRPDVLHIQAIGPALMAPLARLLGLHVVVTHHGPDYEREKWGRLARMALRAGEAWGMRFSDGRIVISQTIRKLVRDKYGLNSDLIPNGVTLPDVPKSTSVLEKLGLTPGRYVLMVGRLVPEKRHTDLIQAFADARLTGWKLVFVGASEHPDAYTEMLAARAGATAGVIMAGFQCGLALRELYAHAGIFVLPSSHEGLPIALLEALSFGLPVVASDIPAHLEIGLNDAHYFHVGDVSALADRLASFARSPWPLELREKTRNWLAEREDWRSIAERTLGCYRRAIEPRRGGPHARSRTAPPSTA; encoded by the coding sequence GTGAGTGCGGATCATCTGGTACTGCGGGTGATCATGCTTGGCTTGCGTGGATTTCCCAATGTACAGGGAGGAGTGGAAGTTCACGCAGAGCATCTGTGCCCTCATCTCAAGGAACTGGGCTGCGATGTCGAGGTGATCGTTCGCTCCTCGTATATGCCGCCTGATCGCGGCGACGAGTGGCACGGTGTACGTTACCATCGGGTATGGTGCCCGAAGACCTCCGGTCTCGAGACAATCGTCCATTCGTTCCTCGGAGTGCTTGTCGCCGCATGGCAGCGGCCGGACGTGTTGCACATCCAGGCCATCGGACCGGCCCTGATGGCGCCACTCGCGCGCTTGCTGGGACTGCATGTTGTGGTGACGCACCACGGCCCGGATTACGAACGGGAGAAGTGGGGCCGATTGGCCAGGATGGCCCTGCGCGCCGGCGAGGCCTGGGGAATGCGATTCTCCGACGGCCGCATCGTCATCTCCCAGACCATCCGAAAGCTGGTGCGGGATAAGTACGGCCTGAATTCGGACCTCATTCCAAACGGCGTCACCTTGCCTGACGTGCCGAAAAGCACTTCGGTACTGGAGAAGCTTGGGCTGACGCCCGGACGATATGTGTTGATGGTGGGCCGGCTGGTGCCGGAGAAGCGGCACACCGACCTGATTCAGGCCTTTGCCGATGCCAGGCTCACCGGATGGAAGCTCGTGTTCGTCGGCGCCTCCGAGCATCCAGACGCCTATACCGAAATGCTTGCGGCGCGCGCCGGGGCGACCGCCGGGGTGATCATGGCTGGCTTCCAGTGCGGCCTCGCATTGCGGGAGCTATACGCCCACGCGGGCATTTTCGTTTTGCCATCCTCGCACGAAGGTTTGCCGATCGCGCTGCTGGAAGCTCTGAGCTTCGGTTTGCCGGTGGTGGCCAGTGATATTCCTGCTCACCTGGAGATCGGATTGAATGACGCGCACTATTTTCATGTGGGAGATGTATCAGCGCTCGCGGATCGCCTGGCATCGTTTGCACGCAGTCCGTGGCCGTTGGAACTGCGCGAGAAGACACGCAACTGGTTGGCTGAACGGGAAGACTGGCGCTCTATCGCAGAGCGCACTCTCGGATGCTATCGCAGGGCAATCGAGCCTCGTCGAGGCGGTCCCCATGCGCGGTCCCGGACCGCGCCGCCCAGCACCGCCTAG
- a CDS encoding oligosaccharide flippase family protein, whose amino-acid sequence MFSNVFRQSWLALAYRCSGAVVSFLFGVSFARMMNIEEYGALMSLMTFALVASTVGLVGQQFRVLREIPSIAARKNYPEIGAIVAKRLRVACLGSVAVTVIALLPFVAAHGRNGIFGSWQYATSVLLILPLSLIEMQSSLGRTLGSVNLALVSKDVLWRFLIILLGAVLFTTYGHPLPAQDVLLIATAILVVLIAAQNIYLRHLAEGCKVFTMAVRRSNDRLGEVLSTSGPFWVTSVTSIMGGTVDLVVISVMVGPEAAGYYYAASRIALLLDFFLATFCIPAAPLIARLFDENRHAEITRITSGASLGAFVAVLGCVATLALGGDLALMAFGETFTRAYSVLMVLAIGMLVSTYFGIGPIALNMTGHQRAAMHIVVITWVAGILAMIGATWTFGTIGAAVAGSCAGIATRVWTAAYIYSAEGIDITATTALRALVRRTTSRGTSEPHSEAIRPEASGTILDLQPVRGSRDTRT is encoded by the coding sequence ATGTTCAGCAATGTCTTCCGGCAGTCATGGCTGGCGTTGGCATACCGATGCTCGGGCGCCGTCGTCTCCTTTCTCTTCGGCGTAAGTTTTGCTCGGATGATGAACATCGAGGAATACGGTGCGCTCATGTCATTGATGACGTTCGCGCTCGTCGCCTCCACGGTCGGCCTCGTCGGTCAGCAATTTCGCGTGTTGCGGGAAATACCAAGCATCGCCGCCCGGAAGAACTACCCGGAGATCGGCGCGATCGTCGCGAAGCGGCTTCGTGTGGCATGTCTGGGCAGCGTTGCGGTGACCGTAATCGCCCTCCTTCCGTTCGTCGCCGCTCACGGCCGCAACGGAATATTCGGAAGCTGGCAATATGCCACGAGCGTGCTTCTGATATTGCCGTTGTCCTTGATCGAAATGCAGAGCTCGCTAGGGCGCACGCTCGGCTCCGTCAATCTCGCACTCGTGTCGAAGGATGTGTTGTGGCGGTTTCTCATCATATTGCTGGGCGCCGTTCTCTTCACGACGTATGGCCATCCGCTGCCGGCGCAAGACGTTCTGCTGATCGCGACTGCAATCCTGGTCGTGCTGATCGCCGCTCAGAACATCTACCTACGGCATCTCGCGGAAGGATGTAAGGTTTTCACAATGGCGGTGAGGCGATCGAATGACCGGCTTGGCGAGGTCCTTTCCACTTCGGGACCGTTCTGGGTAACCAGCGTCACCAGTATCATGGGCGGCACGGTCGATCTCGTCGTCATCTCGGTCATGGTCGGCCCGGAAGCCGCCGGATATTACTACGCTGCCAGCCGGATCGCGCTTCTTCTTGATTTCTTCCTGGCGACCTTCTGTATCCCCGCGGCGCCCCTCATCGCACGTCTGTTCGACGAGAATCGTCATGCGGAAATCACGCGCATCACGTCGGGAGCGTCATTGGGTGCGTTTGTCGCCGTCCTCGGCTGCGTTGCGACGTTGGCGCTTGGCGGCGACCTCGCGCTGATGGCGTTCGGAGAGACTTTCACCCGCGCCTACAGCGTCCTGATGGTCCTGGCAATCGGCATGCTGGTGTCGACATATTTCGGGATCGGCCCCATCGCCCTGAACATGACGGGCCATCAGCGGGCCGCGATGCACATCGTGGTGATCACCTGGGTGGCGGGGATCCTGGCCATGATCGGCGCGACCTGGACCTTCGGGACGATAGGAGCAGCGGTTGCCGGCTCCTGCGCGGGCATCGCAACCAGGGTATGGACTGCGGCCTACATTTATTCGGCGGAAGGGATCGATATCACCGCCACCACGGCACTCCGCGCGTTGGTCAGGCGCACAACGAGCCGAGGCACATCCGAACCGCATAGCGAGGCGATACGGCCAGAAGCCAGCGGCACCATTCTTGACCTGCAGCCTGTTCGCGGCAGTCGGGACACACGTACATGA